A portion of the Nitrospira sp. genome contains these proteins:
- a CDS encoding homogentisate 1,2-dioxygenase, translating to MYLVKKGAPPNQAHVGVPDGLHEEEHGRQGFSGPSSHLYHHHPPTAWSRIDGPLRPRAFTCTELPTADYHSADGRPTLVLQSPDARVSLSRRAETMPHFVRNADGDEIVFVHRGRGRWETDYGFLSYEPGDYLVIPKGTTYRVHVDTKGEPGLFLMVETTAPVEVPDRGPLGRHALFDPGVLTAPELALPPEDAHSRHEWEVRIKRDGDYTRVYYPFYPMDVAAWKGDLWVAKLNVRDFRPVISPRYHLPPSVHMTFQAGGLLISTFAPRPLESDPSALRVPFYHRNMDYDEVLFYHQGDFFSRAGIHPGMFTLHPQGIHHGPHPQAIAASKTKEQTDEVAVMIESRRAFTVMPECDAVELKDYAMSWSRP from the coding sequence ATGTACTTAGTGAAAAAAGGCGCTCCTCCCAATCAGGCACACGTCGGCGTTCCCGACGGCCTCCATGAGGAAGAGCATGGTCGTCAGGGGTTCAGCGGCCCCTCCTCGCACCTCTACCACCACCATCCACCGACTGCGTGGAGCAGGATCGACGGTCCGCTCCGCCCCCGAGCGTTTACCTGCACCGAGTTGCCGACCGCCGATTACCATTCCGCCGACGGACGCCCAACCCTGGTCTTGCAGAGTCCGGATGCCCGAGTCTCCCTGTCCAGACGTGCGGAAACGATGCCTCACTTCGTGCGCAATGCCGACGGGGACGAAATCGTCTTTGTGCATCGTGGGCGCGGTCGGTGGGAAACGGACTACGGATTCTTGAGTTATGAACCGGGCGACTACCTGGTGATCCCGAAAGGCACAACATATCGAGTCCATGTCGATACGAAGGGAGAGCCGGGGCTGTTTCTCATGGTCGAGACTACGGCGCCTGTCGAAGTGCCGGATCGAGGCCCGCTCGGCCGCCATGCGTTATTTGATCCGGGGGTCCTCACCGCACCGGAACTGGCGCTGCCTCCTGAAGACGCCCATAGTCGACACGAATGGGAAGTGCGCATCAAGCGGGACGGTGACTACACCCGGGTGTATTACCCGTTCTATCCCATGGATGTCGCGGCCTGGAAGGGTGACCTCTGGGTCGCCAAGTTGAATGTCCGGGATTTTCGTCCGGTCATCAGCCCGCGCTATCACCTCCCGCCCAGCGTGCACATGACCTTTCAAGCCGGCGGACTGCTGATATCGACCTTCGCGCCAAGGCCGCTGGAAAGCGACCCGAGCGCACTTCGCGTTCCGTTTTATCATCGCAACATGGACTATGACGAAGTGCTCTTTTATCACCAGGGAGATTTTTTCAGCCGCGCCGGCATTCATCCCGGCATGTTCACGCTGCATCCACAAGGGATTCATCATGGCCCGCACCCGCAGGCCATCGCCGCGAGCAAGACCAAGGAGCAGACGGACGAAGTCGCCGTGATGATCGAATCGCGACGGGCCTTTACGGTGATGCCCGAATGCGACGCCGTTGAACTGAAGGACTATGCGATGAGTTGGAGCCGCCCATGA
- a CDS encoding thiamine pyrophosphate-dependent dehydrogenase E1 component subunit alpha codes for MDVAVIANEIKRGDLLDMYHYLRLTRSLEDRISALYRQGRIVGGVYTSHGMEAIAVGYASALRPDDVIAPFHRDMGAFLIRGFSPGEIIAQYLGKQGGPTKGKDGNVHMGDLKRGMIGFVSHLADNMPVAAGAALAFKIRGESRVAFAGTGDGGTSRGDFHEAMNFAAVRRLPVVFFCTNNQYAYSTPVRYQMAITDVVERAKAYGMPGEIVDGNDVAAVYLASQRAIAKARAGEGPTFLEFKTMRMHGHSEHDAAKYVPRELLEEWKTKDPILRAERLVTQLGYGDASYFHEVGERAKKEVDAGTEFAEQSPLPEGRETLVGVFATEDEVHP; via the coding sequence ATGGACGTGGCGGTCATTGCCAATGAAATCAAACGCGGCGACCTCCTCGATATGTACCACTACCTCCGGTTGACGAGAAGCCTGGAAGACCGGATCAGCGCGCTCTACCGGCAGGGCCGCATCGTCGGCGGCGTCTATACGAGTCATGGAATGGAGGCGATCGCCGTCGGGTATGCCTCGGCGCTGAGGCCGGATGACGTCATTGCGCCGTTTCATCGCGATATGGGCGCGTTTCTCATTCGCGGCTTCTCCCCCGGAGAAATCATCGCCCAGTACCTCGGCAAGCAGGGTGGCCCGACCAAAGGAAAAGACGGCAATGTGCATATGGGCGATTTGAAACGCGGGATGATCGGATTCGTCAGCCATCTGGCCGACAACATGCCGGTCGCCGCAGGCGCGGCGCTGGCCTTCAAGATCAGAGGAGAGTCCCGCGTGGCCTTTGCCGGAACCGGCGACGGAGGAACGAGTCGAGGCGACTTTCATGAAGCCATGAACTTTGCGGCGGTGCGGCGGCTGCCGGTCGTGTTCTTCTGCACCAACAATCAATATGCCTATTCCACGCCGGTGCGGTATCAAATGGCGATTACCGATGTGGTCGAGCGGGCGAAAGCCTACGGGATGCCGGGCGAGATTGTGGACGGCAATGATGTCGCAGCCGTCTACCTCGCATCCCAGCGAGCCATCGCCAAGGCCCGGGCCGGCGAAGGCCCGACCTTTCTCGAATTTAAAACCATGCGGATGCATGGCCATTCCGAACATGACGCAGCCAAGTACGTCCCACGCGAATTGCTGGAGGAATGGAAAACCAAAGATCCCATCTTGAGAGCCGAACGCCTCGTGACACAGTTAGGGTACGGCGATGCGTCGTATTTTCATGAGGTGGGAGAACGAGCCAAGAAAGAAGTCGACGCAGGGACGGAGTTCGCCGAACAGAGCCCCCTGCCGGAAGGGCGGGAGACGCTGGTGGGAGTGTTCGCCACGGAAGACGAGGTGCACCCATGA
- a CDS encoding long-chain fatty acid--CoA ligase, giving the protein MERVWISRYDAGVPLSSAYPEWTVPDLLRRSASCFPESTALFFYGARLSFRELNDLTTRFAHGLLRLGVKRGDRVALMLPNIPQAVIAYYGVLKAGAIVAPMNPLYVEREIHSQLADAGSEIIVALDLFYARIQAVREQTGLPGRIIITSLGDFLPTVKRLLYPLKARLAKRWVAVEKTPPVYDFLALLDAASPRAEDDSPLLPSVEPDALAQIQYTGGTTGTPKGVMLSHRNVVVNAMQGRLWCSDFQEGKEVFLGAVPFFHCYGLSTCQNLAVATGSQIVLLPRFHAEEAVKLIHQHRVTIVSGVPVMFAMITDCPKVGRYDLRSIRVCLCGASPLPTEVQERFERLSGVKISEGYGLTEAGPTTHCNPIHGDHPQGSMGLPFPDTDARIVDEETGIRDIPTGQAGELIVRGPQVMQGYWRNTEDTQAVLRDGWLYTGDIVTRDEHGFFFFLDRKKDVIKPWGETVYPREVEDILYQHPAVREAVVVGAPDHHYGEAVKAFVVQKGGCAVTERELIEHCRRSLARFKVPVVIEFRTELPRTIIGKVLRRALRAEADPVPVGMQSSRKAM; this is encoded by the coding sequence ATGGAGCGCGTGTGGATCAGCCGCTACGATGCGGGTGTTCCTCTCTCCTCCGCCTATCCGGAATGGACCGTCCCGGACCTGCTTCGTCGCTCCGCCTCATGTTTTCCCGAATCGACCGCTCTCTTCTTTTATGGCGCGCGTCTTTCCTTCCGTGAACTGAACGATCTGACCACGCGTTTTGCACATGGGTTGCTGCGGCTCGGCGTGAAGAGGGGCGATCGGGTCGCTCTCATGCTGCCGAATATTCCACAGGCGGTCATCGCCTATTACGGCGTACTAAAGGCCGGAGCGATTGTCGCGCCCATGAATCCTCTGTACGTCGAACGTGAAATTCACAGTCAGCTGGCCGACGCCGGCAGCGAGATCATCGTTGCGTTGGATCTGTTTTATGCCCGCATTCAGGCCGTCCGCGAGCAGACGGGTCTGCCCGGACGGATCATCATCACCAGCCTCGGAGATTTTCTTCCGACCGTGAAGCGGCTGCTCTATCCGCTTAAGGCCCGGTTGGCAAAGCGCTGGGTGGCGGTCGAGAAGACTCCCCCGGTCTATGATTTTCTTGCACTGCTCGACGCGGCATCCCCCCGCGCCGAAGATGATTCCCCGCTTCTACCCTCGGTGGAGCCGGACGCGCTGGCCCAGATTCAATATACCGGCGGCACGACCGGCACTCCCAAGGGTGTCATGCTCTCGCATCGTAACGTGGTGGTCAATGCGATGCAGGGGCGCCTCTGGTGTTCGGATTTTCAGGAGGGGAAGGAAGTTTTCCTGGGCGCGGTGCCGTTTTTCCATTGTTATGGGCTGAGTACTTGCCAGAATCTCGCCGTCGCGACCGGTTCTCAGATCGTCCTGCTCCCGCGATTCCATGCGGAGGAGGCGGTGAAATTGATTCATCAGCACCGGGTCACCATTGTGTCGGGCGTGCCGGTGATGTTCGCCATGATCACAGATTGTCCGAAAGTAGGACGGTACGACTTACGTTCGATACGGGTCTGCCTTTGCGGAGCCAGCCCCCTGCCGACCGAGGTGCAGGAACGATTCGAGCGGTTGAGCGGGGTCAAGATTTCAGAAGGATACGGGCTGACCGAGGCGGGTCCCACTACCCATTGCAACCCGATTCACGGGGATCATCCGCAAGGCTCGATGGGGTTGCCGTTTCCCGATACGGACGCGCGGATTGTGGATGAAGAAACGGGCATCCGGGACATCCCTACGGGACAAGCGGGGGAACTGATCGTCCGCGGGCCTCAGGTGATGCAGGGCTACTGGAGGAACACCGAGGACACGCAAGCGGTGTTGCGCGACGGCTGGCTCTACACCGGAGATATCGTCACGCGTGATGAACATGGATTCTTCTTTTTTCTGGATCGCAAGAAAGATGTCATCAAGCCATGGGGAGAGACTGTCTATCCGCGAGAGGTTGAAGACATCCTTTATCAGCATCCCGCCGTGCGTGAGGCGGTGGTGGTGGGCGCTCCCGACCACCATTACGGAGAAGCGGTCAAGGCGTTTGTCGTGCAGAAGGGGGGATGTGCCGTCACCGAGAGAGAGCTGATCGAGCACTGCCGCCGCTCGCTGGCACGATTCAAGGTCCCGGTGGTTATCGAATTCCGCACTGAATTGCCACGCACCATTATCGGGAAGGTGTTGCGACGCGCCTTGCGCGCTGAGGCGGATCCGGTCCCGGTCGGTATGCAGTCGTCGCGCAAGGCGATGTGA
- a CDS encoding enoyl-CoA hydratase produces MTTTAGSMLSCTVEGAVATLLINHPPANTLTPELLAELSTMFDQVAKDEAVTVVVLTGTGRFFIAGADIRVLASIASSKEGEAMALQGQAILDRIEGVGKPVIAAINGICLGGGLELAMCCHIRLAAEGSRLGQPEINLGIMPGFGGTQRLARIIGQSKAMELILTGEPISAQEAKTIGLVSQVVSPEDLLRQAQGLARTIASKGQMAVRASLRAIRQGVELNFHDGLALEARLFGELCDTADRREGLSAFLEKRQPHFMDR; encoded by the coding sequence ATGACGACGACAGCCGGTTCGATGCTTTCTTGCACTGTCGAGGGGGCGGTGGCCACTTTGTTGATCAACCATCCTCCCGCTAACACCCTGACACCTGAACTCCTTGCCGAGCTGAGCACAATGTTCGATCAAGTTGCCAAGGACGAAGCGGTAACAGTGGTCGTGTTGACCGGCACGGGTCGATTCTTCATTGCCGGGGCAGATATTCGAGTCTTGGCCTCGATTGCTTCGTCAAAGGAAGGGGAGGCCATGGCTCTGCAGGGCCAGGCCATCTTGGATCGGATCGAAGGGGTTGGAAAACCGGTGATCGCTGCCATCAACGGGATTTGTCTGGGGGGAGGACTGGAATTGGCCATGTGTTGCCATATCAGGCTTGCCGCGGAAGGGAGCCGATTGGGCCAGCCGGAAATCAATCTGGGGATCATGCCGGGATTCGGCGGCACGCAGCGACTTGCCCGGATCATCGGTCAGTCGAAAGCCATGGAGCTGATCCTGACCGGTGAGCCGATCTCGGCGCAGGAAGCAAAGACGATTGGTCTCGTATCGCAGGTCGTTTCCCCTGAGGATCTCCTCCGTCAGGCTCAGGGGCTGGCGCGCACGATTGCCTCGAAAGGCCAGATGGCGGTGCGCGCGTCGCTTCGGGCCATCCGCCAGGGTGTCGAGCTGAATTTTCATGACGGCCTGGCCTTGGAAGCGCGCCTGTTCGGAGAGTTGTGCGACACGGCGGACAGACGGGAAGGCCTGTCCGCGTTTCTGGAGAAGCGGCAGCCGCATTTCATGGATCGATGA
- a CDS encoding VOC family protein, with product MKEAIGIDHITLCVKNLAAVESLFTTVLGFHVIWSAQDVGSDMSSMDTVVVQRGDAKIALMQGRNKARRSQICDFIDKYGEGVQHIALEVDDIEAVCREWESHGVRFSGETKNGRDGFGPLKQRFTYPLFPGCGLFLELTQRQHGLEESKTFVRATVEALYRDIERDQTRGIEKTIIDYETLPLPFKDTPSESFQSTS from the coding sequence ATGAAAGAAGCCATCGGTATTGATCACATCACGCTCTGCGTGAAAAATCTCGCCGCCGTCGAATCCCTCTTCACCACCGTACTCGGCTTTCACGTGATTTGGTCCGCTCAGGATGTCGGCAGTGACATGTCGAGCATGGACACCGTGGTCGTTCAACGGGGCGATGCGAAAATCGCGCTCATGCAAGGCCGCAATAAGGCACGTCGGTCCCAGATCTGTGACTTCATCGACAAATACGGCGAAGGGGTTCAGCACATCGCCCTAGAGGTCGATGACATCGAAGCGGTCTGTCGCGAATGGGAATCACATGGAGTCCGATTCTCCGGAGAAACCAAGAATGGCCGGGACGGCTTCGGGCCCCTCAAGCAGCGATTCACCTATCCCCTCTTCCCCGGGTGCGGCCTGTTCCTGGAACTGACCCAACGGCAGCACGGGCTGGAGGAATCCAAGACGTTCGTGCGCGCGACCGTCGAAGCGCTCTATAGAGATATTGAGCGGGATCAAACCAGAGGAATCGAGAAAACAATCATCGACTACGAGACCCTTCCGCTTCCCTTTAAAGACACGCCATCCGAGTCGTTTCAGTCGACGTCGTAA
- a CDS encoding iron-containing redox enzyme family protein has protein sequence MSFYEHVRADVLRHGAINNTYLTRFQAGEVTDREFHEFAVEFYSFARFFPRILAAQLVNTEDEAVADELTKVLYSELGDGIVKHRHELLYRNFLRSIGIDIHDAMHTPMKPSTRAYIQGMERLYSSRHHATALGASFGLENMAITMWDHLIPGLTRLKQVRYPRMDMRYFTFHRQLESAHEKAMEHAVEAVGGAGANGCATMSAQEHRDFCLGMNAVLDYLEGFWMGLERKASGIRRSRPQPARQLASELRGQSH, from the coding sequence ATGTCGTTTTACGAACATGTGCGCGCGGACGTGCTCCGGCATGGAGCGATCAATAATACCTACCTAACACGGTTTCAAGCCGGTGAGGTGACCGACAGAGAGTTCCACGAATTTGCCGTCGAGTTTTATAGTTTTGCGCGATTCTTTCCCCGCATCCTTGCCGCTCAATTAGTCAACACTGAAGATGAGGCCGTGGCCGATGAGCTGACGAAAGTCCTCTACTCGGAACTCGGCGACGGCATCGTCAAGCATCGCCACGAATTGCTGTACCGGAATTTCCTCCGGTCGATTGGCATCGACATTCATGACGCGATGCACACACCCATGAAACCCAGCACAAGGGCGTATATCCAGGGAATGGAACGGCTTTATAGCAGCAGGCACCACGCGACGGCGTTGGGAGCGTCCTTTGGTCTTGAGAACATGGCCATCACGATGTGGGACCATTTGATTCCAGGGTTGACCCGGTTGAAGCAGGTTCGGTATCCGCGCATGGACATGAGGTATTTCACCTTCCACCGCCAACTCGAATCTGCGCATGAAAAAGCCATGGAGCATGCCGTGGAAGCTGTCGGAGGAGCGGGGGCGAATGGGTGCGCAACGATGAGCGCACAAGAGCATAGAGATTTTTGCCTGGGAATGAACGCGGTGCTGGACTATCTCGAAGGGTTTTGGATGGGGCTGGAACGAAAGGCGTCCGGTATCCGACGGAGCCGGCCTCAGCCGGCGCGGCAGTTGGCGAGTGAACTGCGCGGACAATCGCATTGA
- a CDS encoding thiolase family protein, producing the protein MREVVIVAGVRTPIGNFGGALKDLPPHKMGELVVREAVSRAKLDPRLIDEVIVGSVGHTSDAYNVARAIALMAGLPVRTPAYSVQRNCSSGLQPFVNAYQNIQSEDADAQVVGGVESMSRAPFVSRDMRWGKRLRNAELIDSIWEGLTDAFCGQLMGRTAENLAEEFGIGREEQDRYAVESHRRAFKAIREGRLKDEILPLMVPKSVAGRDVAPAVVSQDEGPNVGLTEQQLALYPPLFKEQGTVTAGNSCPLNDGAAAAIVMSSARARELGCRPLGRIRGYAFIGVEPTRMGIGPAEALPLALKRAGVTLTDLELIEVNEAFAVQYLAVERVLGLKRELVNVNGGAIALGHPVGMTGSRLVITILYEMQRRGAALGAVALCVGGGQGAAMVLERM; encoded by the coding sequence ATGAGAGAGGTCGTCATCGTCGCCGGCGTACGCACCCCTATCGGTAACTTCGGCGGTGCCCTGAAGGACCTTCCGCCTCACAAGATGGGGGAATTGGTCGTGCGAGAAGCCGTCTCGCGTGCCAAGCTGGATCCCCGGCTCATCGACGAAGTGATCGTGGGCTCCGTTGGTCACACGAGTGATGCCTACAACGTCGCTCGTGCGATTGCGCTTATGGCCGGACTGCCTGTGCGTACCCCGGCCTATTCGGTGCAGCGCAACTGCTCCTCCGGTCTCCAGCCGTTCGTCAATGCGTACCAGAACATTCAAAGTGAGGATGCAGACGCACAAGTTGTGGGGGGAGTGGAAAGCATGAGCCGCGCCCCGTTTGTCTCACGGGACATGCGGTGGGGAAAACGGCTCCGCAATGCCGAATTGATCGACAGTATCTGGGAGGGATTGACCGATGCGTTTTGCGGCCAATTGATGGGTCGGACGGCCGAGAACCTGGCTGAGGAGTTTGGCATCGGTCGTGAGGAGCAGGATCGATATGCGGTGGAGAGCCACCGCCGGGCGTTCAAAGCCATTCGGGAGGGCCGGCTCAAGGATGAGATTCTGCCTCTGATGGTGCCGAAGTCGGTGGCCGGACGTGATGTCGCACCGGCGGTCGTCTCGCAAGACGAGGGGCCGAATGTCGGGTTGACGGAGCAGCAACTCGCGCTCTATCCGCCGCTCTTCAAAGAACAGGGGACCGTCACGGCGGGGAACAGTTGCCCCCTCAACGATGGCGCCGCTGCAGCGATCGTCATGTCCTCCGCGCGTGCGCGTGAGTTGGGCTGTCGCCCGCTCGGCCGCATCAGAGGGTATGCCTTCATCGGCGTGGAGCCGACGCGTATGGGGATCGGTCCCGCCGAAGCGCTCCCGTTGGCACTCAAGCGCGCCGGTGTCACCCTCACCGATCTTGAACTCATCGAAGTGAACGAGGCTTTTGCCGTGCAGTACCTCGCGGTGGAACGTGTGTTGGGACTCAAGCGGGAGCTCGTCAATGTGAACGGCGGGGCGATTGCGCTGGGTCATCCGGTCGGCATGACGGGTTCCCGGCTGGTCATCACGATCCTGTACGAGATGCAGCGGCGTGGCGCTGCACTCGGTGCCGTGGCCCTGTGTGTCGGCGGCGGGCAGGGCGCTGCGATGGTGTTGGAACGCATGTGA
- a CDS encoding fumarylacetoacetate hydrolase family protein: MKLVSFQVRTPVGTFTRIGALHNASIVDLNMAQARRLTDQGETQPRRLADVQVPATMLEFLEGGPAATDAARRAFDYAVGHSSSIAGPAGETIFYDPASVRLTAPLPNPSSLRDFIAFEEHIAATSKRRGQPIPPEWYKAPVYYKGNHRTIIGPDHELRWPLNTQKLDYELELACIIGRKGIDIAERDAVNYIAGYTIMNDFSARDIQFQEMACRLGPAKGKDFATAIGPCIVTPDDIQDLAALRMIARINGEVWSEGRFGSIHWSFSQMIEHVSRGEFLYPGDLFGSGTVGGGCGLELDRYLKPGDVVELEIQPIGILRTTIAAQN; this comes from the coding sequence ATGAAACTCGTCAGCTTCCAGGTGCGCACTCCCGTCGGAACCTTCACCAGAATCGGTGCGTTGCACAATGCCTCGATCGTAGACCTCAACATGGCGCAGGCGCGACGACTCACCGATCAGGGCGAAACACAACCGCGCCGCCTCGCCGACGTGCAGGTCCCCGCCACCATGTTGGAGTTTTTGGAAGGCGGCCCCGCTGCGACAGACGCGGCCCGTCGCGCATTCGATTATGCGGTAGGCCATAGTTCCTCCATCGCAGGTCCGGCGGGTGAGACCATCTTTTACGATCCGGCGAGCGTCCGATTGACGGCTCCCCTCCCCAATCCTTCATCCCTGCGTGATTTTATTGCCTTCGAGGAGCACATTGCGGCGACCTCCAAGCGACGGGGACAACCGATCCCGCCTGAATGGTACAAGGCACCCGTGTACTACAAAGGCAACCACCGGACGATCATCGGGCCTGATCATGAGCTCCGGTGGCCGCTCAACACACAGAAACTGGACTACGAACTGGAGTTGGCCTGCATCATCGGACGCAAAGGAATCGATATTGCCGAGCGGGATGCCGTCAACTACATCGCGGGCTATACGATCATGAACGACTTCAGCGCGCGAGACATTCAATTCCAGGAAATGGCTTGCCGCCTCGGACCGGCAAAAGGGAAAGATTTCGCCACCGCCATCGGTCCCTGCATCGTCACCCCCGATGACATTCAGGATCTCGCTGCTCTGCGGATGATCGCCCGGATCAATGGCGAAGTCTGGTCTGAGGGACGCTTCGGTTCAATCCATTGGTCGTTTTCACAAATGATCGAGCATGTGTCGCGAGGTGAGTTCCTGTATCCCGGCGATCTGTTCGGCTCCGGGACAGTCGGCGGCGGCTGCGGCCTGGAGCTTGATCGGTATCTGAAACCCGGCGATGTCGTCGAACTGGAGATTCAGCCGATTGGCATTCTGAGAACGACTATTGCCGCACAGAACTAG